The following are from one region of the Vitis riparia cultivar Riparia Gloire de Montpellier isolate 1030 chromosome 14, EGFV_Vit.rip_1.0, whole genome shotgun sequence genome:
- the LOC117930763 gene encoding caffeoylshikimate esterase has protein sequence MTSTHMSSQSPKFSPRHPVADFSDRVCFRRKGRKRREPMAPAAKLEGVDKELQKILDAKMDEAPARRRAREAFKEIQLGIDHLLFKTPSDGVKMEEMYVVNSRGLEIFSKSWLPANSPPKAVICFCHGYGDTCTFFVEGIARKLAVSGYGFFAMDYPGFGLSDGLHAYIPSFDVLVDDVMEHYSKVKANPEFRTLPSFLFGESMGGAVLLKVHLKQPNAWTGAVLVAPMCKIADDMVPPKLLKQFLICIAHFLPKKKLVPQNDLAEMAFRDSKKRRLAAYNVIAYKDKPRLRTAVELLRTTQEIERRLKEVALPLLILHGEADTVTDPSVSKALYEKASSSDKKLNLYKDAYHALLEGEPDEMIIRIFDDIISWLDGHSTKTTHI, from the exons ATGACTTCAACCCACATGTCTTCCCAGTCCCCCAAGTTCAGCCCCCGCCATCCCGTAGCCG ATTTTAGCGATAGGGTTTGTTTTCGGAGGAAGGGGAGGAAAAGGAGAGAGCCCATGGCACCAGCGGCGAAGTTGGAAGGCGTGGATAAGGAGTTGCAGAAGATCTTGGACGCTAAAATGGACGAAGCGCCGGCCAGGCGCCGCGCAAGGGAGGCCTTCAAGGAGATTCAGCTTGGAATCGATCATTTGTTGTTCAAG ACGCCTTCTGATGGTGTGAAGATGGAAGAG ATGTATGTGGTGAACTCTAGAGGACTggaaattttctcaaaaagttGGCTTCCTGCAAACTCTCCCCCAAAAGCAGTGATTTGTTTTTGTCACGGTTATGGTGACACTTGCACATTTTTTGTTGAAG GAATTGCTAGGAAGTTGGCAGTATCTGGATATGGATTTTTTGCGATGGATTACCCTGGATTTGGTCTTTCAGATGGTCTTCATGCCTATATCCCAAGTTTTGATGTGCTTGTTGATGATGTTATGGAGCATTACTCCAAAGTAAAAG CGAACCCAGAGTTCCGTACTCTTCCTAGCTTCCTGTTTGGAGAGTCTATGGGTGGAGCTGTACTGCTGAAGGTGCATTTAAAGCAACCTAATGCATGGACTGGTGCCGTTCTTGTTGCACCTATGTGCAAA ATTGCAGATGATATGGTTCCACCAAAGTTACTGAAACAATTTCTGATTTGCATAGCTCATTTTCTTCCAAAGAAGAAATTAGTACCACAAAATGATTTGGCTGAGATGGCATTCAGAGACTCGAAGAAGAGGAGACtg GCTGCATATAATGTTATTGCATACAAGGATAAACCACGCTTGAGGACTGCTGTGGAGTTGCTCCGAACCACCCAAGAGATAGAACGTCGATTGAAAGAA GTCGCTCTGCCATTATTGATCCTGCATGGAGAGGCTGATACTGTAACTGATCCATCTGTGAGCAAGGCCTTGTATGAAAAGGCAAGTAGTTCAGACAAGAAGCTCAATCTTTATAAGGATGCTTATCATGCTCTTCTTGAAGGCGAGCCAGATGAGATGATAATTCGAATCTTTGATGATATCATTTCCTGGCTGGATGGGCATAGTACAAAAACTACCCACATTTGA
- the LOC117931200 gene encoding uncharacterized protein LOC117931200: MNHFNLQQIAFAAGEEMRGSASIADRKEPVVCPRPRRVSLLSNSQGRPFRWHTSHAEVCDVKAGSELLDIILMKEGYGAEPSTPQVASSPPGFFCGSPPSRAANPLTQDVRFGDERLTHLSMLPIPPSPSPSGLASPSSSARKGGCVRMKVGFKPAAVRVEGFDCMNRDRQNSSIPAVA; this comes from the exons ATGAATCACTTTAACCTTCAGCAGATCGCCTTTGCTGCCGGTGAAGAGATGAGGGGCTCTGCTTCCATCGCTGATAGGAAGGAGCCTGTTGTGTGCCCGAGACCTCGGCGTGTCAGCTTGTTGAGTAACAGTCAGGGGAGGCCGTTTAGATGGCACACAAG TCACGCCGAGGTATGTGACGTGAAGGCTGGGTCAGAACTTCTGGACATCATTCTCATGAAG GAGGGCTATGGTGCAGAACCGTCCACACCCCAGGTAGCCTCATCACCTCCTGGATTTTTTTGTGGGTCACCTCCGAGCAGGGCTGCAAACCCATTAACCCAAGATGTCCGGTTTGGAGATGAGAGGCTTACTCATTTGTCTATGTTGCCGATCCCACCAAGCCCATCTCCATCCGGTTTAGCGTCTCCATCATCATCAGCACGCAAGGGAGGATGTGTGAGGATGAAAGTTGGCTTTAAACCCGCAGCAGTTAGAGTGGAAGGGTTTGACTGCATGAACAGGGATCGCCAAAATTCCAGCATCCCTGCTGTGGCTTAG